Proteins encoded within one genomic window of Lysinibacillus louembei:
- a CDS encoding NADPH-dependent FMN reductase, producing the protein MGFLDKLFGTKTGEEHTMAQLNIGIIIGSTREGRVSPQVAQWVKEIADQRGDANYTVIDIADYKLPLLGEPGQDASGAKGWSEIIAKQDGFVFIVQEYNHSITGALKNALDYLREEWNNKAAGIVSYGSVGGARAAEHLRGIMGELLIADVRVHPALSLFTDFENGTDFKPKAVQADSVNQMLDQLIPWSKALYTIR; encoded by the coding sequence ATGGGATTTTTAGATAAATTATTTGGTACAAAAACAGGGGAGGAGCATACAATGGCACAATTAAACATCGGAATTATTATAGGATCAACACGTGAGGGGCGTGTAAGTCCACAAGTTGCGCAATGGGTAAAGGAAATCGCGGATCAACGTGGAGACGCAAATTATACAGTTATTGATATTGCAGATTATAAGCTACCGTTATTAGGGGAGCCAGGGCAAGATGCGTCAGGTGCAAAAGGCTGGTCAGAAATTATTGCAAAGCAAGACGGCTTTGTATTTATCGTACAAGAATACAATCATTCTATTACAGGCGCTTTAAAAAATGCTCTGGATTATTTACGTGAAGAATGGAACAACAAAGCAGCAGGTATCGTCTCGTATGGTTCTGTAGGCGGTGCTCGTGCAGCAGAGCATTTACGCGGCATCATGGGTGAGCTTTTAATTGCGGATGTACGTGTTCATCCAGCACTATCGTTATTCACAGATTTTGAAAATGGAACAGACTTTAAACCAAAAGCTGTTCAAGCAGATTCAGTAAATCAAATGCTTGATCAATTAATTCCATGGTCTAAAGCATTATACACAATT